The genomic region CATCCGGCACCGCGCCGCCGAGGCGCTGCCCCTGCACAACGTCAGCGGCCTGGACCGCCGCGTCGACCTGCCCGAGCTGGACACCTGGGTCCTGGACGACGAGTGGGCGGGCGCGCTCTACGCCGAACCCCTGCACGAGCTGGGCCTGGAACACCTGGGCGGCGAGTCCGGCCGGGACGACGTCCTGGTCACCAACCGCCTCACCGCGGCCCTGTACGCGGCCATGCAGGTCACCGTCCGGCCGGGCTCCACCGTGGTCGGCGTCTCCCCCAGCTACAGCCATCCCGCGGTGGCCCGCGCGGTCCGCGACTCGGGCGGCCACCTGGTCGACACCACCATGGCCGCACTCGCGGAAACCCTTGCCGCGCAACGGGATGTCTCGGTGGTCGCGCTGACCCGCCTCGCCGTCACCTACGACGCGCTGAGCACCGAGGAGCTGCACCGCGTGGTCGAGCTGGCGCACGCGCACGGCGCGCTGGTCGTGGTGGACGACGCGGGCGGCGCGCGGGTCGGCCCGGCCGTCCTCGGCCAGCCCCGCACCCTGGAGCTCGACGCGGACTTAGGCGCCACCGGCCTGGACAAGTACGGCGTCGGCGGACCCAGGGTCGGCCTGCTCGGTGGCCGCGCCGACCTCATCGCCCAGGCTCGCGCCCGCGCCTTCGAGCTCGGCAGCGAGTGCCGCCCGGCCCTCTACCCCGCGGTGGTGCAGACCCTCCAGGACTACCGCCCGGAACGAGTCCGCGAGCTGGTCGCGCAGACCCACGTGGTCGGCGCGGCCCTGCGCGCCCGCCTCGGCGACTGGGTTGAGCAGACCCCGTTCATCACCCGCCTGCCCGGTGCCGGGGTGCTCGCCGAACTGGCCCGCCGCAAGCCCGTCGGCCCGCTCGCCCCGATCGAGGCCACCGCGGCGCTGGCCATGACCCTGCTGCGCGACCACGGCCTGCTCACCGTGCACTTCGCCGGGTTGCCACCGGGCACCGACGCGCTCCTGATCAAGTTCCTGCCGCCGGAGACCATCACCGCGATCGGTGGCCCGGACGCCTTCGCCGCCGCCGTCGACGACGCCTTGGACCAGACCGCCGCCGCGGTCACCGACTTGGCCAGCTCCCGCGCCCTGCTGCACGGGCCGTGAACCGGCCGCTGTCGGTGCCCGGTCGTACTGTGGTTCGCATGTGCCGCAACATCACCACGCTCCGGGGCCTGGAACCCTCCGCGACCCCGGAGGAGATCGAGGCCGCCGCCCGCCAGTACATCCGCAAGATCAGCGGCGTGCAGTCGCTCTCCGACGCCACCCGTGAGGCGTTCGAGCGCGCGGTCGCCGAGGTCGCGGAGACCACCACCCGGCTGCTCGCCGAGCTGCCGGACCGCAAGGTGCCGCCACCCACGGTGCCGCCGCTGCGCCGCCCGGAGGTCCAGGCCCGCCTGGCCGCGAAAGCCAAGGGCTAACTCGGTGCCGTGACCTCGGCGGCGAGTGCGTCCAGCGGTCTGTTCCGCGTACCGGCCGGGCGGTTCCGCCCAGCGGCCATCGTCTTCGACGGCCTCGCGCAACGTGACCGAGGCCCCGGGCGTCTTCTGATCATGGCAACTCTCACCAGCCTCGCACTCGCCGCGACCACCGCCCTGGCCACCGCGGCACCAGTGGCCCCGGCCGCCGACACCGTCCTGATCACCCAGGTCGGCCAGCCGGACCGGGCGGCCGCGCTCGCGCACTGGACGCCGGAGCGGATGCGCACGGTCGGCCAGGACTCCGGGGACCGGGCCGAGCGGGTGGCCACGCCGCACACCGGGGCGGCCAGGGGCGTGGGCAGGCTGTTCACCACCCAGCAGCCGGGGCCGGAGACCTGGTGCACGGCCACCGCGGTGGCCAAGGACGTGGTGGTGACCGCGGCGCACTGCGTGTGGCCGGGCTACACCCGCTGGGAGGAGCCGATCGAGGTGCGCAACCTGGTGTTCGCGCCGGGCTACGACCAGGGTCAGACGCCGCTGGGGGTGTACCCGGCGCGGGCCTTCCTGCTGCAGAGCTCCTACACCAAGCAGTCCTCGCCGGATGTGGCCATGGTGGTGCTGGATCCGGTGGACGGCCGGCACGTCGGCGACCGCGCGGGCACCCAGCGGCTGAGCTTCGACCCGCCTGCCTCGCTGGAGACCACCATCCTGGGCTACCCGGGATCGAAGGCGGGGCTGGGGCAGAAGCTGTTCCGGTGCGAGCTGCCGGCCAAGCGCAGCTCGCAGTGGGAGACGCTGTGCGACATGGCCGGTGGCTCCAGCGGCGGCCCGTGGTTCACCGGTTTCAACCCGGCCACCGGCGAGGGCACCCTCTACTCGGTGACCAGCAAGGGCACCGTGGACCTGGACGAGACCACCGGCGAGGTCTACACCAAGGACCTGGTGGGCACTCTGCTCTCGCCCGCCGACCGCGAGCTGCTGACCCGCGCCGAACAGCTCTGAACCGTCCGACCGCGAACCACGCTGTCCGACTGAGAACGGTGGTCAGGGCCGGGGCGGAGCGCACAGAATGAACAATGCGCGCCACCACTTCGCTCCGCCTTGCCCTGCTCGCCGCCGTGCTCGCCACCGGACTCGCCGCCCCGGCCGCCACCGCCGCGCCCGCCTGCACCTGGCGGGCGAGCGCGGTGCCCACCCCGGCCGGACTCGACCCAGCCGACTTCGCGGTCACCGGCTCCGACGGCAGCGGCAACTACTCCGGGCACTACAAGGCGGGCTCGGCCGAGGCCGTGTTCTACCGCTGGGTCAACGGAAACCCGGTCGCGCAGCCACCGGCGGCGACCGCGCTGCGGCTGGTGGTGGACGAGAACGCCGCGGGCACCGTGCTGTTGCAGGGCGAGACCGGCGTGCTGTTCACCCAGACCAAGGCCGGGGCCTACCAGCGGCTGGCCGTGCCCGCCGGGTTCACCTCGGTGACCGCGCTGGCGATCAACAACCGCGGCGAGGTGCTCGCCTCGGCCACCCGCACCGCGGACAACCGCTCCGTCGGCCTGCTCTGGCGTTCGACCGGCACCGTGGCCGTGGACGCGCCCGGCACCTCGGGCGTGCGCGCGATCGACCTGGACGACCAGGGCGCGGTGCTGCTCAACACCACCAACACCGCGGAGCTGGCCGCGCTGGTCTGGCGGGACGGCGACATCAGCCGGAACGGCTTGCGCACCAAGCTTTCTCCGCGTGCCATCAGCGGCGGGATGGCCGTGGGCGTGGACCTCAGCAGCATCGAGCCCGCCGGCTGGCAGTGGGACAGCGAACGCGGCAACGTGACCTACCTGCCGCGCTCCACC from Crossiella sp. CA-258035 harbors:
- a CDS encoding DUF2277 domain-containing protein, which encodes MCRNITTLRGLEPSATPEEIEAAARQYIRKISGVQSLSDATREAFERAVAEVAETTTRLLAELPDRKVPPPTVPPLRRPEVQARLAAKAKG
- a CDS encoding aminotransferase class I/II-fold pyridoxal phosphate-dependent enzyme, which gives rise to MTLPYAPGAILDDTRSHLRKLDEARRHIRHRAAEALPLHNVSGLDRRVDLPELDTWVLDDEWAGALYAEPLHELGLEHLGGESGRDDVLVTNRLTAALYAAMQVTVRPGSTVVGVSPSYSHPAVARAVRDSGGHLVDTTMAALAETLAAQRDVSVVALTRLAVTYDALSTEELHRVVELAHAHGALVVVDDAGGARVGPAVLGQPRTLELDADLGATGLDKYGVGGPRVGLLGGRADLIAQARARAFELGSECRPALYPAVVQTLQDYRPERVRELVAQTHVVGAALRARLGDWVEQTPFITRLPGAGVLAELARRKPVGPLAPIEATAALAMTLLRDHGLLTVHFAGLPPGTDALLIKFLPPETITAIGGPDAFAAAVDDALDQTAAAVTDLASSRALLHGP